The following coding sequences lie in one Salvelinus fontinalis isolate EN_2023a chromosome 21, ASM2944872v1, whole genome shotgun sequence genomic window:
- the rxfp3 gene encoding relaxin-3 receptor 1 — MDFLNGSSAGLRSEMQGKLTEEGSGFYPVSALNFSFMLNETNQSFDFLGDGSAVLRIIISVIYSVVCALGLIGNVLVLYLMKSKQVWKKSPINLFVTSLAVTDFQFVLTLPFWAIENALDFTWLFGKAMCKIVSYVTAMNMYASVFFLTAMSVARYWSVASALNSRRRRPRCCSAGFMSIVIWVAAIFAALPHAVFSTTATVSNEELCLVKFPDTVDAQFWLGLYHSQKVLIGFLIPLGIISVCYLLLLRFITSKNVNTSTAKRRSKVTKSVTIVVLSFFLCWLPNQALTAWGILIKHNVLHFSWAYYTTQAYVFPVSVCLAHSNSCLNPILYCLMRREFRKALKKLFWQITSPSVTNMRPFTAMTKPEEDEHGHAMVPLALCPAEPALVFYPPGVVIYNGRNDMLPNST, encoded by the coding sequence ATGGATTTTCTTAACGGCAGCAGTGCTGGGTTGAGGTCGGAGATGCAGGGGAAACTTACAGAGGAAGGTTCCGGATTCTATCCTGTTTCTGCGTTGAACTTCTCTTTCATGCTTAATGAAACGAACCAGTCCTTTGATTTCCTGGGGGATGGATCCGCCGTCCTGAGAATAATCATCTCTGTGATTTACTCTGTGGTCTGTGCTTTGGGGTTGATAGGAAACGTCCTTGTCTTATACCTAATGAAGTCTAAACAAGTATGGAAAAAATCGCCTATTAACCTTTTCGTGACGAGTTTAGCAGTGACTGATTTCCAGTTTGTATTAACTCTTCCCTTTTGGGCAATAGAGAACGCGTTGGACTTCACTTGGCTTTTTGGAAAAGCCATGTGCAAGATAGTGTCTTACGTGACAGCAATGAATATGTACGCAAGTGTGTTTTTCCTGACTGCTATGAGTGTGGCACGGTACTGGTCCGTTGCTTCTGCGCTCAATAGCAGGCGGCGCCGTCCGCGTTGCTGCTCGGCAGGCTTTATGAGCATTGTCATATGGGTTGCTGCTATATTCGCAGCTTTGCCCCATGCGGTGTTTTCCACAACGGCGACCGTCTCCAACGAGGAACTGTGTCTTGTTAAATTTCCAGACACTGTCGACGCACAATTCTGGCTTGGACTTTACCATAGCCAAAAAGTACTGATCGGGTTTCTAATCCCGCTCGGGATCATCTCCGTCTGCTACCTGCTCCTTCTGCGCTTCATCACATCCAAGAACGTGAACACCTCCACCGCAAAAAGACGCTCCAAAGTGACTAAATCAGTGACTATAGTGGTCCTGTCATTTTTCCTCTGTTGGTTGCCGAACCAGGCACTAACGGCTTGGGGGATTCTTATAAAACACAACGTTTTGCATTTCAGTTGGGCATATTACACCACGCAGGCATATGTTttcccagtgtctgtctgtttggcgCACTCCAACAGCTGTCTAAACCCCATATTGTATTGTCTAATGAGAAGAGAGTTCAGAAAGGCTTTGAAAAAACTTTTTTGGCAAATAACGTCTCCATCGGTGACCAACATGAGACCGTTTACGGCAATGACCAAGCCGGAAGAGGACGAGCACGGCCATGCGATGGTTCCGTTAGCCCTCTGTCCGGCAGAGCCAGCCTTGGTTTTCTATCCACCTGGTGTTGTTATTTACAATGGGAGAAACGATATGCTCCCGAATAGTACGTAG